The DNA segment GGTTACACCCCGTCCGACCAGGTCCGCCGGCCGCGGGAGGGGGTATCGGAACCGAACCGCCGTAACGGCGCCGGGCGGGGCCGGCGAACGGGAGGGGACAGGACCGGCAGCTGCTCCGGAAATCCGCCCGCGTCAGTCGACGGGCCAGGTGTGCACCGGGGCGTTGAGATGCATGTAGTCGATGTACTGCTGCGTCATCCGGCGCAGGGCCTCATGGCGGCCGCAGCGGGCCGTGGCGTCGATGTGGTGGAACATCTCCTTCTGCCACACCGCCCCGTTGCGCCCGGTGACACAGCGCTGCTCGATGATGCCGAGCAGCGGCTCCCGCCAGGCCTCGTCCATCCCCGACAGTTCCAGCCCGCGGTGCGCCAGGGGCAGCAGACGCCGCAGCACCAGCTCGGGCACCGGCACCTCGCCCATTCCGGGCCAGTACAGCCGGGCCTCGACGCCGTGCCGCGCCGCCGTGTGCAGGTTCTCCTCGGCTGCAGAGAAGGACATGCGGGACCACACCGGTCGTTCCTCCTCCACCAGGGCGCGGGTGAGCCCGTAGTAGAAGGCGCCGTTGGCCAGGGTGTCGGCGACGGTGGGGCCGGCCGGCAGCACCCGGTTCTCCACCCGGACATGCGGCTTGTCGTGCGCGATGGCGTAGACCGGGCGGTTCCAGCGGTAGATGGTGCCGTTGTGCAAGGTCAGTTCGCCCAGTTCGGGAATGTCGCCCCGGTCCAGCGTCTCGGCGGGATTCTCTTCGTCGCACAGCGGGAGCAGCGCCGGGAAGTACCGCAGGTTCTCCTCGAAAAGGTCGAAGACACTGTTGATCCACCGCTCCCCGAACCACACCCGGGGCCGTACCCCCTGCATCTTGATCTCCTGCGGGCGGGTGTCGGTGGCCTGTTCGAACAACGGGACGCGTGTCTCATGCCACAGTTCCTTGCCGAACAGGAACGGTGAGTTGGCGGCCAGGGCGATCTGGACCCCGGCGATCGACTGCGCCGCGTTCCAGTAGTCGGCGAACTGCTCCGGGAACAACTGGAGATGGAACTGGGTGCTGGTGCAGGCGGCCTCGGGAGTGATCGTGTCCGCGTAGGTACGCAGCCGGTCGACGCCGTCGACCTCGATGTGCAGGTCCTCCCCCCGGGCCGCGAAGATCTGGTCGTTGAGCAGCCGGTAGCGCGGGTTCTCCGACAGCGCCGACTCACCCACGTCCTCCTGCCGCAGCGTCGGCAGGATCCCGGTCATGATCAGATGCGTGCCGACCGACTTCGCGCGGTCCTCGGCATGGTTCAGCGCGGCACGGATCTCCGACTCCCACGAGTCGGGGCCGCCTGCCGTCAGCCGACGCGGCGGAACGTTGACCTCGAGGTTGAACCGGCCCAGTTCCGTGGACCATGCGGGGTCCGCGATCACTTCGAGCGCGTCGCTGTTGCGCATCGCGGGCTCCCCCCGGTCGTCGACCAGGTTCAGCTCGATCTCCAGCCCGACCTGGGGCCGCTCGGCCTCGAAGCGCGCATCCCGCAGCATCTGCGCGAACGTGTCGAGGCACTCCTGCATCTTGATCCGGTACCGGCGGCGGTCCTCACGGGTGAATACCAGCGCCGGGACATCACGTCCCATCGGATTCCCTCCCGGCCTCCCGTCCGCGGACACCTCTCCACCCCAGCGTCGCACCACCGGCCGACTCCGACCACGCGGGACGGGATCCACCGCGTGCCGCCGGTACCCCGTACCTGTACGGGGTACCGGCGGCCGGCGACGACGCCACCTGCCAGGCACGGCGCGGGTCCAGACAACTCGACCTCACACCCGCCGGGTAACGGCTCCTGAGCCACCTGCCGGCCAACGCCGAACGCGTGCCGTCGAAGGAGCAGATCAGCCGGCACGTGTGGGGCGAGTACCGGGCCGATCCGGCCATCGAGAAGCTCGTCTCCCGCCTGAGAGCCAAGGTCGACCAGGAACACCCCGCACGGATGGATCCGTACCCGCCGGGGCCTCGGCTACTGGCCCGGCCGCCCCGTCCGTCAGGACGCCACCCCCGCATGATGACGTGTCCATGGCGCCGAAGCGGATTCCCTGCCCGGCGCGGGACGAGTGGCCCGGCTCACATGGCGTACCGGGCCTGCCACCGACACGATGGTCTTCGTCACCGGCAGACCGAAGGGATCAACATGTTCCGCAAGGTGCTGGTAGCCAACCGTGGTGAGATCGCGATTCGGGCGTTCCGCGCGGGCTACGAGCTGGGTGCCCGAACGGTCGCGGTCTTCCCGCACGAGGACCGCAACTCGCTCCACCGGCTCAAGGCGGACGAGGCGTACCAGATCGGCCAGGTCGGGCATCCGGTGCGCGCCTATCTCTCGGTCGAGGAGATCGTCGGCGCGGCACGCCGGGCGGGCGCCGACGCCGTCTACCCGGGCTACGGATTCCTGTCCGAGAATCCCGAGCTGGCCCTGGCGTGCGAGGGGGCGGGCATCACCTTCGTCGGACCGAGTGCCCGCATCCTGGAGCTGACCGGGAACAAGGCGCGTGCCGTCGCCGCGGCCCGCGCGGCGGACGTGCCGGTGCTGGGCTCCTCGGAACCCTCCACCGACGTGGAGGAGCTGGTCCGCGCCGCCGACGGCATCGGCTTCCCGGTGTTCGTCAAGGCGGTGGCCGGCGGCGGCGGGCGCGGGATGCGGCGGGTCGAGGCCCCCGCCCAGCTGAGGGAGTCCATCGAGGCGGCCTCGCGGGAGGCCGCGTCCGCGTTCGGTGACCCCACGGTCTTCCTGGAGCGGGCCGTCGTCGATCCACGCCACATCGAGGTGCAGATACTCGCCGACGGCCAGGGCAACGTCATCCACCTGTTCGAGCGCGACTGCTCGGTACAGCGCCGCCACCAGAAGGTGATCGAACTCGCGCCCGCGCCGAACCTCGACCCCGGGCTGCGGGACCGCATCTGCGCCGACGCCGTGCGTTTCGCCCGCCAGATCGGCTACCGCAACGCCGGAACCGTGGAATTCCTTGTCGACCGCGACGGGAACCACGTCTTCATCGAGATGAACCCGCGCATCCAGGTCGAGCACACGGTGACCGAGGAGGTCACCGACGTCGACCTCGTTCAGGCGCAGCTGCGCATCGCCGCCGGTGAGACACTCGCCGATCTCGGACTCGCCCAGGAGAGCATCACCCTGCGCGGCGCCGCGCTGCAGTGCCGCATCACCACCGAGGACCCGGCGAACGGCTTCCGCCCCGACACCGGCCGGATCAGCGCCTACCGCTCGCCCGGCGGCTCCGGCATCCGCCTGGACGGCGGCACCACCCACGCCGGTACGGAGATCAGCGCGCACTTCGACTCCATGCTGGTCAAACTGACCTGCCGGGGCCGGGACTTCGCCACCGCCGTGGGCCGGGCCCGGCGCGCCGTGGCCGAGTTCCGCATCCGCGGCGTCTCCACCAACATCCCCTTCCTCCAGGCCGTGCTCGACGACCCGGCGTTCCGGGACGGACAGGTCACCACATCGTTCATCGAGCAGCGCCCCCACCTGCTCACCGCGCGCCACTCCGCCGACCGCGGCACGAAGCTGCTGACCTACCTCGCCGACGTCACGGTGAACAAGCCGCACGGCGAGCGCCCTGCCCTGGTCGACCCGACGACCAAGCTGTCCCACCTGTCCCAGCGGGCCCCCGCCGAACCACCCGCCGGATCCCGGCAGCGCCTCGCCGAACTCGGCCCCGAGGGATTCGCGAGCCGGCTGCGCGCGTCACCCACCATCGGGGTCACCGACACCACCTTCCGCGACGCCCACCAGTCGCTGCTCGCCACCCGGGTCCGCACCAAGGACCTGCTCGCCGTCGCTCCCGTGGTGGCGCGCACCCTGCCCGAGCTGCTCTCCCTGGAGTGCTGGGGCGGCGCCACCTACGACGTCGCCCTGCGCTTCCTCGCCGAGGATCCGTGGGAACGCCTGGCAGCCCTGCGGGAAGCCGTCCCCAATATCTGCCTGCAGATGCTGCTGAGGGGCCGCAACACCGTGGGCTACACGCCGTACCCGACCGAGGTGACCCACGCCTTCGTCGAGGAGGCGGCGGCCACCGGCATCGACATCTTCCGCATCTTCGACGCGCTGAACGACGTCGACCAGATGCGGCCCGCCATCGACGCCGTACGGGAGACCGGGACGGCCGTCGCAGAGGTCGCCCTGTGCTACACCTCCGACCTGTCCGACCCGTCCGAGCGGCTCTACACCCTTGACTACTACCTGCGCCTGGCCGAGCAGATCGTGGACGCCGGTGCGCACGTCCTGGCCGTCAAGGACATGGCCGGCCTGCTGAGGGCGCCCGCGGCGGCGACCCTGGTGTCCGCCCTGCGCCGGGAGTTCGACCTGCCGGTCCACCTGCACACCCACGACACCTCCGGCGGTCAGCTCGCCACCTACCTCGCCGCGATCCAGGCAGGAGCGGACGCGGTCGACGGAGCGGTGGCGTCCATGGCGGGTACCACCTCGCAGCCCAGCCTGTCGGCGATCGTCGCGGCGACCGACCACTCCGAGCGCCCCACCGGCCTCGACCTCCAGGCCGTCGGAGACCTGGAGCCGTACTGGGAGAGCGTCCGCAAGGTCTACGCACCCTTCGAAGCGGGCCTCGCCTCTCCCACCGGCCGCGTCTACCACCACGAGATCCCCGGCGGGCAGCTCTCCAACCTGCGCACCCAGGCCATCGCCCTCGGCCTCGGCGACCGCTTCGAGGACATCGAGGCGATGTACGCCGCCGCCGACCGGATCCTCGGCCGACTCGTCAAGGTCACCCCGTCCTCGAAGGTGGTCGGCGACCTGGCCCTGCACCTGGTGGGCGCCGGGGTGGCCCCCGACGACTTCGAGCAGGACCCCGGCCGGTTCGACATCCCCGACTCCGTCATCGGCTTCCTGCGCGGCGAGCTCGGCACCCCGCCCGGCGGCTGGCCCGAACCGTTCCGGACCAAGGCGCTGCGCGGCCGCGCCGAGGCCAAGCCCGTGCAGGAACTGACCGCCGACGACCGCGCCGGGCTGGCGAAGGACCGCCGAACCACGCTCAACCGCCTGCTGTTCCCCGGCCCGGCCCGCGCGTTCGAGACGCACCGGCAGACCTTCGGCGACACCGGCGTCCTGGACAGCAAGGCCTTCTTCTACGGGCTGTGCCCCGACAAGGAGTACACCGTCGACCTCGACCCCGGGGTGCGGCTGCTCATCGAACTCCAGGCCGTGGGCGACGCCGACGAGCGCGGCATGCGCACCGTGATGTCCACCCTGAACGGCCAGATGCGGCCGATCCAGGTCCGTGACCGGGCCGCCGCCTCCGACGTCCCGGTTACCGAGAAAGCCGACCGGAACGACCCCGGCCATGTCGCGGCGCCGTTCGCCGGGGTGGTGACCCTCGCGGTCGCCGAGGGCGACGAGGTGGCGGCCGGTGCCACGGTGGCCACCATCGAGGCGATGAAGATGGAGGCCGCGATCACCGCCCCGAAGTCCGGCACGGTGACCCGGCTGGCCATCAACCGCATCCAGCAGGTGGAAGGCGGCGACCTCCTCGTGGAACTCGCCTGAGCCGACCACTGCCGGCCGCCCGCCGTCCCGTCCCTGTTCCCCGTCGGCGGCAAGCGCCCGGCGTGACGGCGACGTCTCTACTGGGGCGGTGCCGGTGTGTCGTGGGTCCGGTACATGGCCTGTACGCCGAGCTCCAGCTGGACGGTGGGTTCCACCACGGCGATGCCGCGGGCGAGCATCGAGCGCCAGTCGAGGGTGAAGTCCCCGCGGTGCAGTTCGGCCTTCGTGAGAGCGGCGCAGCGCAGTTCCTGCTCGTAGCCGCCGTTCACGGTGCCGAGGTACTCGGTATCGAGGCCCGCGGAGCCGCTGGTGCCGTGCATGGCGAGGGTGCCGTGCACGGGCCACTTGGAGCCGCCGCGATAGGCGAACCGGGTACTGGCGAAGTCGACGTACGGGTAGTGCTCGACGTCGAGGAAGTCCGCGGACCGCAGACGGTTGCCCGGGGCGGCTGGTTCGTACCGTACCTGGACGCGGCTTTCGAACGGCTGGCCGCCACCTGGCTCGGTCAGGCGGACGCCCTGCTGCTGGGCCGCCACACGTACGTGAGCTTCGCACGGGACTGGCCGAAGACGACCGAACCGCCCTTCGGCTCCTCATGAACGGCCTGTCGAAGTACGTGGCCTCCCACACCCTGACCGAGGCCGGGTGGAGCCCGAGCACGATCCTCTCCGGCGACGTCCCCGCCCAGGCCGCCGACCTGAAGCGGCGGCCCGGCCGTGAACTGCAGTTCCACGGCAGCGCCCGTCCTCCTGGCCGCCGGTCTGATCGACGAACTGCGCCTCGTGATCGCCCCGGTGGTCGTCGGCACCGGCCGCCGTCTCTTCCCGGCGGGCGCCACCCCGGCCGGTCTGCGCCTCGTCCACCACGGGACGACACCGCGCGGCCTGGCCGTCCACACCTACGAAACGACGGGACAACCCGGGTACGGGACGTACGGCGCCGACGCATAGGGGGCGCGAGTCGGCAGTCCTGCGGGGCTGCTCGGCCCGTACGGCTACGGCAGAGAAGTCCTCGCTGCCGGGTGCCGGACCCGTTGGGGGCGTCGGCCGGGCAGGGCGGAAACGACTTCGTGTGCTCCTTGCCTGCCGACGGGCGGCACACCGTTCCCGGGTCTTCCGTACGGTGCGACCGGCCGGCCCCGGCCGGTCGCACCGTACGGAGGAACGGAGGTGTCCTCGGGGAGAGGGAATGCCAGGTGCGTCAGCCGGCCCGCACCACACGGAAGGTGAGGCATACGAGGGGGGTGCCGTCCTCGACCGGGGTGCCCTCGCGCTGCCAGAAGCGACGGTGGCCGGCCCGCCAGTCCTCCAGGGAGGCGTCGCCCTCACCCT comes from the Streptomyces sp. KMM 9044 genome and includes:
- a CDS encoding glutamate-cysteine ligase family protein, which codes for MGRDVPALVFTREDRRRYRIKMQECLDTFAQMLRDARFEAERPQVGLEIELNLVDDRGEPAMRNSDALEVIADPAWSTELGRFNLEVNVPPRRLTAGGPDSWESEIRAALNHAEDRAKSVGTHLIMTGILPTLRQEDVGESALSENPRYRLLNDQIFAARGEDLHIEVDGVDRLRTYADTITPEAACTSTQFHLQLFPEQFADYWNAAQSIAGVQIALAANSPFLFGKELWHETRVPLFEQATDTRPQEIKMQGVRPRVWFGERWINSVFDLFEENLRYFPALLPLCDEENPAETLDRGDIPELGELTLHNGTIYRWNRPVYAIAHDKPHVRVENRVLPAGPTVADTLANGAFYYGLTRALVEEERPVWSRMSFSAAEENLHTAARHGVEARLYWPGMGEVPVPELVLRRLLPLAHRGLELSGMDEAWREPLLGIIEQRCVTGRNGAVWQKEMFHHIDATARCGRHEALRRMTQQYIDYMHLNAPVHTWPVD
- a CDS encoding pyruvate carboxylase, yielding MFRKVLVANRGEIAIRAFRAGYELGARTVAVFPHEDRNSLHRLKADEAYQIGQVGHPVRAYLSVEEIVGAARRAGADAVYPGYGFLSENPELALACEGAGITFVGPSARILELTGNKARAVAAARAADVPVLGSSEPSTDVEELVRAADGIGFPVFVKAVAGGGGRGMRRVEAPAQLRESIEAASREAASAFGDPTVFLERAVVDPRHIEVQILADGQGNVIHLFERDCSVQRRHQKVIELAPAPNLDPGLRDRICADAVRFARQIGYRNAGTVEFLVDRDGNHVFIEMNPRIQVEHTVTEEVTDVDLVQAQLRIAAGETLADLGLAQESITLRGAALQCRITTEDPANGFRPDTGRISAYRSPGGSGIRLDGGTTHAGTEISAHFDSMLVKLTCRGRDFATAVGRARRAVAEFRIRGVSTNIPFLQAVLDDPAFRDGQVTTSFIEQRPHLLTARHSADRGTKLLTYLADVTVNKPHGERPALVDPTTKLSHLSQRAPAEPPAGSRQRLAELGPEGFASRLRASPTIGVTDTTFRDAHQSLLATRVRTKDLLAVAPVVARTLPELLSLECWGGATYDVALRFLAEDPWERLAALREAVPNICLQMLLRGRNTVGYTPYPTEVTHAFVEEAAATGIDIFRIFDALNDVDQMRPAIDAVRETGTAVAEVALCYTSDLSDPSERLYTLDYYLRLAEQIVDAGAHVLAVKDMAGLLRAPAAATLVSALRREFDLPVHLHTHDTSGGQLATYLAAIQAGADAVDGAVASMAGTTSQPSLSAIVAATDHSERPTGLDLQAVGDLEPYWESVRKVYAPFEAGLASPTGRVYHHEIPGGQLSNLRTQAIALGLGDRFEDIEAMYAAADRILGRLVKVTPSSKVVGDLALHLVGAGVAPDDFEQDPGRFDIPDSVIGFLRGELGTPPGGWPEPFRTKALRGRAEAKPVQELTADDRAGLAKDRRTTLNRLLFPGPARAFETHRQTFGDTGVLDSKAFFYGLCPDKEYTVDLDPGVRLLIELQAVGDADERGMRTVMSTLNGQMRPIQVRDRAAASDVPVTEKADRNDPGHVAAPFAGVVTLAVAEGDEVAAGATVATIEAMKMEAAITAPKSGTVTRLAINRIQQVEGGDLLVELA
- a CDS encoding dihydrofolate reductase family protein; the protein is MNCSSTAAPVLLAAGLIDELRLVIAPVVVGTGRRLFPAGATPAGLRLVHHGTTPRGLAVHTYETTGQPGYGTYGADA
- a CDS encoding ASCH domain-containing protein; the protein is MEFPGERLALLDNDGRAVATIEITDVETTSFAKVTWGHAAAEGEGDASLEDWRAGHRRFWQREGTPVEDGTPLVCLTFRVVRAG